The genomic interval TTTCTGTATCATTGACTAGGCCAATTCCAAGCATTGCTCTAAAGTtcattccaaacaaaaaagaaatgccaGTTGCATTTTTCAGGTGATGTCAACCGAGAATTATTAACAAAAACTTGTCTATTTACAACCCAAAAGTTCAACTGAAAACCCAAGGTAGTGGTAACAAATGGTATCATATAAACCTGCAGATCTACAAATAGTCCTATGATAAATCTTTGGtgattatgtttttttttatatttcgttaagcaataatttttttttatatttcgtTAAGCAATAAAGAGAAGATCTTAGTTCAACAAGTAACTAAAGTTGATTGCATCATGTAAAGTTTGGGAAAAGAATGAGAAGACAATTTAGACATGCAGATTTCACATGCATACAAAGAAGCATGGGAAATATCATTACAGTCAGCACGAATTTTTAGGTCTGCGATCATTTAACGGAAGTATTCAAGTCAGAAGTGAAGGTGCTTTACTATAGTCCTgccaaagaaaggaaaaaaactaaATCTGCTGAGGACAAAAACAGTATGAACTCGGAAAACGGAAGACTTGCCTCTTGCATTAAGGACTAGAGTGCTCCCTAAAAGATCCCTCTAATCGCCACTTGCTTCTGGTTAATGACACTTGTGCACTCATTTTATTGTTGGGCATCGCGAGTGAGAATTGAGGTGAGAGTTTAACACAGAGGTGCGAGACCGAGCGCCATGtttcattgcaaaaaaggATCTGTACATGATAACAAATGAACGTCTGATGCTACTGCATATTTGTGTTGGGATATCTAAGGAGGTGAGTGTGCAAAGCACGCGAgtaattgatgattgtttgccTAACACATAGTGAACTCAATGACAACCCAGTTATCTTTGATTTCAGCAGCAAACGTGAAGCAATGAGTGAAAATTAAGACCAGGAATTCAATGATCCAACATGGAAGAAGTCCGTTTCTCTGAACCAGTTTACCATCTCATGCTTGTGGGGGATTTCTTGGGtgtcatcttcattttcatattgatCTTCTGGATTGCTGATAACATTCAAACTTGCCGCAAAACGGCTGCCAAATGGAACAGGAGCATTCGCAAGCGATCCCAACGCCTCTCCAGTACTCAATTGTGGACTTGTTCCACTGGATCGGAACAAATCGACTCGCCCAACAAAATCACAATCTCAAGGAGTAACAGTAAAGGCCTTGACCAAGAATTGGGTTCCATCCCAAGTTTCACCGACCACGAGGTCCCCCAAGGTTTGGGAGGACGCAATATGAGTGTGGTCAGTGAACGATCCACCACCAGTGTGGTCAGCTACGATCCCAATCAACGGACTTCCATTGGTTCGATCTCGCTGCAAAGTTCCGGTCCTTTGGGGGGTTCGGTGGAAGGTGCTGGGCCCAATGTCAAACCCCTGGGCACCACCCTCCCAGACCTCTATGTCCAGTTGTCTGATTCTCAATTACAAGAAATGgtggaagagaagaagaatcGGGACAATTTAGAGGGCTCTCAAGGACCTTTTGTAGATCCTCATCTGGTTTGCCGGCGATTAGAGGTCTTGCCCGAAATGTCAGAACAATCCAGTATCCAATCCAATTTAGTGCTCAATTTCCCTGTGTCTTCTCGAAATCGAGAATGAAATAATTTCTTGTGCGGTTTGTCCAATGTCAAGTATCTCATGTCAATGCTAGATGGCTTGGTCCATTCTGATAAATTTCAATGGTCAGATTCTATGTCACGACAAATGTGCAATTTATTTGATTGTGTTAAACATGAACACGAACGCAGTTCGAGTGTTGTTAACGATCCACTTTCCGTTCCAAAGAGTTAAGAAAATCTTGCTCCTGAACTGATCTGCGCTGTCTCTAATGAAGGTAACAATTGAGCTCAGATTCAAGTCCCGGTTATCTCAAAAGAATAGGCTCAAACGATAGAGGTATGTCGAAACGATGTAATCGAAAGAAGGCCCTCTTGCAAAGAATTACGTCACAGCCTTTCCCGACTCTCGATCCTGGGATGGGCAAATTCGTATATTGCCTAGTGATTGACCTGTCAGTGTCGTAGTTTTCTTTAGAGCTCTAGTTCTTCCCAGCGTTAATTTGAAGAGGGCCAAGGCTCTGGCCGGCCAAGAAGCCACTTCTGTTCTGCACGCTCCCAATGTCCATTTGGACCCTTGACGGACTCAAACAGACTGACATGCACACATCTTAAACGGACCTTCATGGTGAGCTTTTCTGTCATTTCTCATTATCCTCGCCTTGCTCCAAGTTTAATTGCCGCTATTGCATTTTACACACCCCAGGGAATGAATGTTCCTTTCTCAGTACGTTTTTGTGCTCAAGCCTCAGCTTAACGAAACGCAAAAGACTaggttccattttcatgcCCCGTTAAAGGTAGAAGATCGTGTGAATTCCACGATCCATCCTGATCACCGATAACTTTGGAGGACAGCTCTGATACAACGAATGACCTGACCTTTTGCTCAGGTATAGGCTGCGGACTTTGTTCCCATCAAAGGTCTCATCCTTGTTTGCCCCCCAACAGACAAGGAGGCTGAACAACGAGAGTCGAtccgattaaaaaaaattgagaattgGGTGCAATGATGGATTGCCTTTTCCCGCAGCTCCAGCCCAACACCCACCCCACAATTGGGATCAAATTTTCCTGGCTCTCCTGGCCCTCCTGGCCCTCCTGGCCAAGGTTGGGATTGTGTATGGTGTTGTTTATTTGTGTAGGTTTGTCACATTGAATTAGAGCTTTCCCCAAGTTTGCCTCACTCATACGGGGTTCACTGATAGCCAAGcttgttccaagtttcaaCCTGTGCATTCTTGTTGCCTCGAATGCCTCGTCAGCAGCTTGATTTTCGATCTTGCAAGCATACAACCTACCGAGGACGTATCTTCCTTGTTCGCCCTTGACAAGATTTAAGGGCCGGCAATAATTACTACTGCTAATGCGATTACTGTCCCAAGCACTGAAGGAAGTCGGGCTTCTGGGTCGGGTTTTTgtcccgctcaaagatttcaTTCGTAACAATTGGCATATTGCAAAGCTAAAACATGGAATCCGAAGAGTGATCCAAGTGCAATCTCCTTTCAATGAGCGATGCAAATTCGCTAGCAAAGTTTCGTTCGCGGTCTGTGCCTTGGGAGACAAGACCCCCCTAATTCTCCGTTGTCCTCGGTCGTGACTTTCAGTGAACTGAAGGCCAACAATCATCCTCGTTCCCCGTCCTCTTGGCTTTTCGGTCGCCCAAGACCCTTAGAAAATGATTTCGGAAGCATCCGTCCTTCTTGTTGGAATGGGCGACAAATGGGAAATGCGGGGGAAAGTCGAGATATATAATGTACTCCAAGAGGAATACGACGACGACATGGACGACGAGAACGATGATGGCggcgaggaggaggacgaggaggaggaggagtgtAGCCAAGGCCAAGAGCATCCTGAGGGGAAATAACAACAGCACTGACATTGATACAATCTTTcgtcctctttctttctctcaatcCGAAAAGTGAGTTCGTGAGCCAAAGAGGCGGCCAAAGGTGCTGGAGAGTGAAGAAAAACTACTGCCCACTG from Tigriopus californicus strain San Diego chromosome 5, Tcal_SD_v2.1, whole genome shotgun sequence carries:
- the LOC131881329 gene encoding uncharacterized protein LOC131881329, coding for MEEVRFSEPVYHLMLVGDFLGVIFIFILIFWIADNIQTCRKTAAKWNRSIRKRSQRLSSTQLWTCSTGSEQIDSPNKITISRSNSKGLDQELGSIPSFTDHEVPQGLGGRNMSVVSERSTTSVVSYDPNQRTSIGSISLQSSGPLGGSVEGAGPNVKPLGTTLPDLYVQLSDSQLQEMVEEKKNRDNLEGSQGPFVDPHLVCRRLEVLPEMSEQSSIQSNLVLNFPVSSRNRE